The following coding sequences are from one Microbacterium sp. SORGH_AS_0969 window:
- a CDS encoding spore photoproduct lyase family protein, with amino-acid sequence MAVAREDLLRVTRIYAEDAALELERGREIVARWPDADIVPIASHWQIPEVHGDETNVARWVRIKTEALVLGVKKSVATRVNGRSADFIAPSLSNGCAMACSYCYVPRRKGYSNPITVFANIEQITKHLARHVAARGPKTDPNQCDPEAWVYDIGENGDCSVDAMISENVRDVCDLFRMMPTAKASFATKFVNRDLLEWDPAGRTRIRFSLMPTATAKVTDLRTSPISERIAAINDFVDAGFEVHVNFSPVILTPTWLTDWRELLDEIDATLHPRAKAQLACEVIFLTHNEGLHQVNLGWHPRGEELLWTPRLQEEKRSQNGAVNVRYRHPLKAQSVAALTGLIAERLPYCRVRYAF; translated from the coding sequence ATGGCCGTCGCTCGAGAGGATCTGCTGCGCGTCACCCGCATCTACGCGGAAGACGCGGCGCTCGAGCTCGAACGCGGGCGCGAGATCGTCGCGCGGTGGCCCGACGCCGACATCGTTCCGATCGCCTCGCACTGGCAGATCCCCGAGGTCCACGGCGACGAGACGAACGTCGCTCGGTGGGTGCGTATCAAGACCGAGGCGCTCGTCCTGGGGGTGAAGAAGAGCGTGGCCACCCGGGTCAACGGCCGGTCGGCCGACTTCATCGCTCCATCTCTGTCGAACGGCTGCGCCATGGCCTGCAGCTACTGCTACGTGCCGCGACGGAAGGGTTACAGCAACCCGATCACCGTCTTCGCGAACATCGAGCAGATCACGAAGCACCTCGCCCGCCATGTCGCTGCGCGCGGACCCAAGACGGATCCCAACCAGTGCGACCCCGAGGCGTGGGTCTACGACATCGGAGAGAACGGCGATTGCTCCGTCGACGCGATGATCAGCGAGAACGTCCGCGACGTGTGCGATCTGTTCCGCATGATGCCCACGGCGAAGGCGTCCTTTGCGACCAAGTTCGTCAACCGTGACCTCCTCGAGTGGGATCCGGCGGGACGCACGCGAATCCGTTTCTCGCTCATGCCGACGGCGACGGCGAAGGTCACCGACCTCCGCACGTCGCCGATCTCGGAGCGCATCGCCGCGATCAACGATTTCGTCGACGCGGGGTTCGAGGTCCACGTGAACTTCTCGCCGGTGATCCTCACCCCGACGTGGCTCACCGATTGGCGAGAACTCCTCGACGAGATCGATGCCACTCTGCACCCGCGCGCCAAGGCGCAGCTCGCGTGCGAGGTGATCTTCCTCACACACAACGAGGGCCTGCACCAGGTCAACCTCGGCTGGCATCCGAGAGGTGAAGAGCTTCTGTGGACGCCGCGGCTGCAAGAAGAGAAGCGATCGCAGAACGGTGCCGTCAACGTCCGGTACCGCCATCCGCTGAAAGCGCAGAGCGTCGCCGCGCTGACGGGACTCATCGCCGAGAGGCTGCCGTACTGCCGCGTTCGTTACGCGTTCTGA
- a CDS encoding DNA-formamidopyrimidine glycosylase family protein, producing the protein MPEGDSVYRLRQRFDAATTGERVRDGELRSGPAAGTSLAGRRIQGYDTHGKHLLTRFDDGTTLHTHLRMQGSWTLTRAGRALPTAVRDKARVRLRLDDGRELWGLDLPVVELLPTAREADAVGYLGPDPLREDWDAVEAVRRLSLSPARPFVAALLDQTRIAGLGNLWVNELAFLRGIHPLAPIGATDLDALVALAARCLRISATIPGMYQVTTGDRGKGRSHWVVGRAGRPRLRCGTRVHVREEVAGDPEQRRTWWCPRCQPMPSGTDVGTPE; encoded by the coding sequence GTGCCGGAGGGCGACAGCGTCTATCGCCTACGGCAGCGCTTCGACGCGGCCACGACGGGGGAGCGCGTGCGCGACGGCGAACTGCGTTCGGGCCCTGCCGCCGGCACCTCGCTCGCGGGCCGACGGATCCAGGGGTACGACACGCACGGCAAGCACCTGCTGACCCGGTTCGACGACGGCACCACCCTGCACACGCACCTGCGGATGCAGGGCAGCTGGACGCTGACCCGCGCGGGGCGTGCTCTCCCCACCGCCGTGCGGGACAAGGCCCGTGTACGCCTCCGCCTCGACGACGGCCGTGAGCTCTGGGGGCTCGATCTTCCCGTGGTCGAACTCCTCCCGACCGCGCGAGAGGCCGACGCCGTGGGGTATCTCGGTCCCGATCCGCTGCGAGAGGACTGGGATGCCGTCGAAGCGGTGCGACGGTTGTCGCTCTCGCCCGCTCGGCCTTTCGTCGCCGCGCTGCTCGATCAGACGCGGATCGCCGGCCTCGGCAACCTGTGGGTCAACGAGCTCGCCTTCCTGCGTGGCATCCATCCCCTCGCTCCCATCGGGGCGACGGATCTGGACGCCCTGGTCGCTCTGGCCGCGCGGTGTCTGCGGATCTCGGCGACGATCCCGGGGATGTACCAGGTGACGACGGGAGACCGGGGCAAGGGACGGTCGCACTGGGTGGTGGGCCGCGCGGGTCGACCGCGTCTGCGTTGCGGGACGCGCGTGCACGTGCGCGAGGAGGTCGCGGGCGACCCCGAGCAGCGCCGCACCTGGTGGTGCCCGCGCTGCCAGCCGATGCCGTCGGGCACCGATGTCGGAACCCCGGAGTAG
- a CDS encoding SRPBCC family protein has product MARNVRLMRCAPEDVFRVLSNGWLYPLWVVGASRMRDVAEEWPAEGSTLHHSFGSWPALVNDTTIMRVWDPPRRAVLEPHGGPIGIARVAVDVKARGDMCVVRLQEEPVTGPTTLLPDVVFDAITRWRNAETLHRLAYLAEGGAPGTSGGSAARGHESTAEREPIDR; this is encoded by the coding sequence GTGGCCCGCAATGTGCGTCTGATGCGCTGTGCTCCCGAGGACGTCTTCCGCGTGCTCTCCAACGGATGGCTCTACCCGCTGTGGGTCGTCGGCGCCTCGCGCATGCGCGACGTGGCGGAGGAGTGGCCCGCCGAGGGGTCGACGCTTCATCACTCCTTCGGATCCTGGCCCGCTCTGGTCAACGACACGACCATCATGCGGGTGTGGGATCCGCCCCGGCGTGCCGTGCTCGAGCCGCACGGGGGCCCGATCGGCATCGCGCGTGTGGCGGTCGACGTCAAGGCGCGCGGCGACATGTGCGTCGTCCGCCTGCAAGAGGAACCCGTCACCGGTCCGACCACGCTGCTTCCGGACGTCGTCTTCGACGCCATCACCCGATGGCGCAACGCCGAGACGCTTCACCGTCTCGCCTACCTCGCCGAGGGTGGTGCGCCCGGGACGAGCGGTGGTTCGGCGGCGCGCGGTCACGAGTCGACCGCCGAACGGGAGCCGATCGACCGATGA
- a CDS encoding GAF domain-containing sensor histidine kinase produces the protein MSTAHDVTRREAIAQYRLIGEPSEPDLQGLVELAATMCGVPTAVINIIDDRMQHQIAAVGIQAAVCSREDSMCAAVISSPGRVVVPDAQLDRRFAQNPFVTGEIAHVRFYASSPLITPAGVAIGTLCVFDDVVGELSDASSRALDLLAHQVIDVLELRRIQRELVESNAQLEQFAVQVSHDLRNPLTALTGFIELAADSPEMAEAPRAAQSLARAEAAAGRMTAMVTDLLDFARMGGTRPRVTEVDVADTVDAVLEDLDGSLVSAGAEVTVDASTLVRADDTLLRVLLQNLIANAVKFTVAAERVPRIRVTVETLPDGWRINVDDNGEALEPEMRDRVFEPMQRGHGADVPGIGIGLATCQRIVDAHNGSIGLDASPEGGTRAWFVLPAAA, from the coding sequence GTGTCCACAGCGCATGATGTGACGCGACGCGAGGCGATCGCGCAGTACCGGCTCATCGGGGAGCCGTCGGAGCCCGATCTCCAGGGGCTCGTCGAGCTCGCGGCCACGATGTGCGGCGTTCCCACCGCGGTGATCAACATCATCGACGACCGGATGCAGCACCAGATCGCGGCTGTCGGCATCCAGGCGGCTGTCTGCTCCCGCGAGGACTCGATGTGCGCGGCCGTGATCAGCTCTCCGGGACGCGTGGTCGTCCCCGACGCCCAGCTCGACAGGCGTTTCGCCCAGAATCCCTTCGTCACCGGCGAGATCGCCCACGTCCGGTTCTACGCCTCCAGTCCGCTGATCACGCCCGCGGGCGTCGCGATCGGCACGCTGTGCGTGTTCGACGACGTCGTCGGAGAGCTTTCGGATGCCAGCAGCCGAGCCCTCGACCTGCTCGCCCACCAGGTGATCGATGTCCTCGAACTGCGGCGTATCCAGCGTGAGCTGGTGGAGTCCAACGCGCAGCTCGAGCAGTTCGCGGTCCAGGTCAGCCACGACCTTCGCAACCCGCTCACGGCGCTGACCGGCTTCATCGAACTCGCCGCCGACAGCCCCGAGATGGCGGAGGCGCCCCGGGCGGCGCAGTCTCTCGCGCGCGCGGAGGCTGCCGCCGGACGAATGACCGCAATGGTCACCGACCTGCTCGATTTCGCTCGAATGGGTGGGACGCGACCTCGCGTGACCGAGGTCGACGTGGCCGACACCGTCGACGCCGTGCTGGAGGACCTCGACGGAAGCCTCGTCAGCGCGGGGGCCGAGGTGACGGTGGACGCGTCCACCCTCGTCCGCGCCGACGACACCCTCCTGCGGGTACTGCTGCAGAATCTCATCGCGAACGCGGTGAAGTTCACGGTCGCCGCCGAGCGGGTTCCGCGGATCCGCGTCACGGTCGAGACACTGCCCGACGGGTGGAGGATCAACGTGGACGACAACGGTGAGGCGCTCGAACCCGAGATGCGCGACCGCGTCTTCGAGCCCATGCAGCGTGGACACGGTGCCGACGTGCCGGGAATCGGCATCGGGCTTGCGACCTGCCAACGCATCGTCGACGCGCATAACGGCTCGATCGGCCTCGACGCGTCTCCGGAGGGCGGGACGCGCGCGTGGTTCGTGCTCCCGGCGGCGGCGTGA
- a CDS encoding multidrug efflux SMR transporter, which yields MSWIVLIVSGILEAVWATALGRSEGFTRLWPTVVFGVALVASMGGLAFAMREIPTGTAYAVWVGIGAALTVVFAMATGAEALSVVKVLLVLGLVGCVVGLKLVSDTH from the coding sequence ATGTCGTGGATCGTCCTCATCGTGTCCGGAATCCTCGAGGCGGTCTGGGCCACCGCGCTCGGCCGCTCGGAGGGCTTCACCAGGCTCTGGCCGACCGTGGTCTTCGGCGTCGCGCTCGTGGCATCCATGGGCGGACTCGCCTTCGCGATGCGCGAGATTCCCACCGGCACCGCGTACGCGGTGTGGGTCGGAATCGGTGCGGCCCTGACGGTCGTCTTCGCCATGGCCACGGGAGCTGAGGCGCTCTCGGTGGTCAAGGTGCTGCTCGTGCTGGGGCTCGTCGGGTGCGTCGTCGGCCTCAAGCTGGTCAGCGACACCCACTGA
- a CDS encoding CPBP family intramembrane glutamic endopeptidase, which yields MTAHTAVPVRERSTWTPKLLPALLVCLAAPVLFVVQIVWLGWLLLALAVASAVLVDRRNGVALARSEEPSIARDVSLVAIGQFIVSLIPLHAELDNAAFVRFTLALGGAVVVPYVVSRFVYRDYAIRFPWRGGGRWTWWQWVWLAGVIVLGYLILPFYFITSGVYMNWPVVDTPDLIARLFVGVGAVGIWDELFFICTVFVLLRRHFPDLTANLLQAIVFVSFLWELGYQAWGPLLTVPFAIVQGFLFLKTRSLWYVVTVHLLFDAVVFGVLVHAHNPSAASVFLL from the coding sequence GTGACCGCGCACACCGCGGTGCCGGTGCGCGAGCGTTCCACCTGGACGCCGAAGCTCCTCCCGGCGCTGTTGGTGTGCCTCGCCGCCCCGGTGTTGTTCGTCGTCCAGATCGTGTGGCTCGGGTGGTTGCTGCTGGCTCTCGCCGTGGCATCCGCGGTCCTCGTCGACCGCCGCAACGGGGTCGCCCTCGCCCGGAGCGAAGAGCCCAGCATCGCCCGCGACGTGTCGCTCGTGGCGATCGGGCAGTTCATCGTCAGCCTGATCCCGTTGCACGCCGAGCTCGACAACGCCGCCTTCGTGCGGTTCACCCTCGCCCTGGGCGGCGCGGTGGTCGTTCCCTACGTCGTTTCGCGTTTCGTCTACCGCGACTATGCGATCCGCTTCCCCTGGCGCGGCGGCGGCCGGTGGACGTGGTGGCAGTGGGTGTGGCTCGCCGGGGTGATCGTGCTGGGGTATCTGATCCTGCCGTTCTACTTCATCACCTCGGGCGTCTACATGAACTGGCCCGTCGTGGACACCCCCGACCTCATCGCGCGCCTGTTCGTGGGGGTCGGCGCGGTCGGCATCTGGGACGAGCTCTTCTTCATCTGCACCGTGTTCGTGCTGCTGCGCCGGCACTTCCCCGACCTGACAGCGAACCTCCTGCAGGCGATCGTGTTCGTCTCGTTCCTGTGGGAGCTCGGCTACCAGGCGTGGGGACCGCTGCTCACCGTGCCCTTCGCGATCGTCCAGGGCTTCCTGTTCCTGAAGACCCGCTCGCTCTGGTACGTCGTGACGGTGCACCTGCTCTTCGACGCCGTGGTCTTCGGCGTGCTCGTGCACGCGCACAATCCGTCGGCGGCATCCGTCTTCCTGCTCTGA
- the trmB gene encoding tRNA (guanosine(46)-N7)-methyltransferase TrmB: protein MTPHAADNPDAMDAAPVFRDKPVSFVRRSGRMSEAQDRAWAELSPFYLLPVERAAAATSVKAGATVDLAQVYGRSARLVVEIGSGQGHQIVSAAASDPETNFLAVEVFTAGLARTMLDADREGVKNLRLVEANAPEVLEHMLPAASVDELWVFFPDPWHKNKHTKRRLVAPEFTRIAAQAIRPGGTLRLATDWQDYADQMRDVLDEADGFERAFTGEWAERFDGRLLTAFERKGLRVGRDIRDLTYTRVSP from the coding sequence ATGACCCCTCACGCGGCGGATAACCCGGATGCCATGGATGCCGCGCCCGTGTTCCGCGACAAGCCGGTGTCGTTCGTGCGTCGAAGCGGCCGCATGTCCGAGGCGCAGGACCGCGCGTGGGCCGAGCTCTCGCCGTTCTACCTGCTGCCCGTGGAGCGCGCCGCGGCGGCGACGAGCGTCAAGGCCGGTGCGACTGTCGACCTCGCGCAGGTCTACGGGCGCTCGGCCCGCCTCGTCGTCGAGATCGGCTCGGGGCAAGGCCACCAGATCGTTTCGGCCGCAGCCAGCGACCCCGAGACCAACTTCCTCGCGGTCGAGGTGTTCACGGCGGGCCTCGCGCGCACCATGCTCGACGCCGACCGCGAGGGCGTGAAGAATCTCCGCCTCGTCGAGGCCAATGCCCCCGAGGTGCTGGAGCATATGCTGCCCGCGGCATCCGTCGACGAGCTCTGGGTCTTCTTCCCCGACCCGTGGCACAAGAACAAGCACACCAAGCGCCGGCTCGTCGCCCCGGAGTTCACGCGCATCGCCGCTCAGGCGATCCGCCCGGGCGGAACCCTGCGCCTCGCCACCGACTGGCAGGACTACGCCGACCAGATGCGCGACGTCCTCGACGAGGCCGACGGCTTCGAGCGGGCGTTCACGGGGGAGTGGGCCGAGCGTTTCGACGGCCGGCTGCTCACCGCCTTCGAGCGCAAGGGGCTCCGGGTCGGCCGCGACATCCGCGACCTGACCTATACACGGGTCTCCCCGTGA
- a CDS encoding DUF3097 domain-containing protein: MDDRYGTDVLARGWRDAGRVKPARVAASVDLVVEVAGTDYVGAVTRVEGMNVELEDRFGKRRLFPLGGGFLVDGKPVVLTGPAAAAKGRTRTASGSFAVDDQRARTARASRIFVEGKHDAELVEKVWGADLRAEGVVVEYLEGVDLLEQTLDAEPPTAERRYGVLVDHLVAGSKESRIAEKIARGRHGAHVRIVGHPFVDVWQCVTPRALGIAAWPEVPRSIEWKVGVCRALGWPAEEQADLARAWQHILSRVTTFRDLEPALLGRVEELIDFVTVP, from the coding sequence ATGGACGACCGCTACGGCACCGATGTGCTCGCCCGCGGCTGGCGCGACGCCGGACGAGTGAAGCCCGCCCGGGTGGCGGCATCCGTCGATCTGGTGGTCGAGGTCGCCGGCACGGATTACGTGGGCGCCGTGACCCGGGTCGAGGGCATGAACGTCGAGCTCGAGGACCGCTTCGGCAAGCGCAGGCTCTTCCCCCTCGGCGGAGGCTTCCTCGTCGACGGCAAGCCGGTCGTGCTGACCGGCCCGGCCGCCGCCGCGAAGGGTCGTACACGCACGGCATCCGGGTCCTTCGCCGTCGACGACCAGCGCGCCCGCACGGCGCGCGCGAGCCGCATCTTCGTCGAGGGCAAGCACGACGCCGAGCTCGTCGAGAAGGTCTGGGGCGCCGACCTGCGCGCCGAGGGCGTCGTCGTCGAGTATCTCGAGGGCGTCGACCTGCTCGAACAGACCCTGGATGCCGAGCCCCCGACCGCCGAGCGACGCTACGGCGTGCTCGTCGATCACCTCGTCGCGGGCTCCAAGGAGTCGCGCATCGCCGAGAAGATCGCACGCGGCCGCCACGGCGCCCACGTACGCATCGTCGGTCACCCCTTCGTCGACGTGTGGCAGTGCGTCACGCCCCGTGCCCTGGGGATCGCCGCTTGGCCCGAGGTCCCCCGCTCGATCGAGTGGAAGGTCGGCGTGTGCCGCGCCCTCGGCTGGCCCGCGGAAGAGCAGGCCGACCTCGCCCGCGCCTGGCAGCACATCCTGTCGAGAGTGACCACGTTCCGCGACCTCGAACCGGCCCTGCTCGGCCGCGTCGAGGAGCTCATCGATTTCGTGACCGTCCCGTGA
- a CDS encoding YgcG family protein, translating to MRKPSAAKATVALLVLIAGVLGWPLSAAAVPPPSLGSSFVLDQADVLTNAQEAEVQSRLVRLTDDTGFDMWVAYVDEFTQPEAAADWANETANRNNLGPHQYLLAVSVGGRAYYLSGDVDDGALTSTQLADIEQDLVQPALSNGDWAGAAITAADGLTAAERAAPAPAPPTPAGSGPDIGLIALLVVLVLAIGGGLLWFGLRRRRAASGGSSTREEDIDDLAKRAGSALVATDDAIKNSEQELGFARAQFGDEAAAPFVEVLAQAKADLDRAFTISQQLDDETPESPEQRRAGYTEILRLCASADEALDAKATAFEELRALEAEAPEALARVQEQHAAAAAALPGAEAELARLRRRYADTALAPVADNPAQARARLDLAAQQIAAASSALAAGEKGDAAVALRASQAAVSQAETLEKAVSTLAADLATAERRCADLSAEIDGDIAAAGALPDPDGRIAGAVAAATAQRNAARASLGGERSDPLGALGTLEKANATIDAVLAEARDAAERQRRAASQLDSTLVQARAQVSSTESFIAARRGAVGPTARTRLAEAGAALVQAEQLRASDPVTALSLAQRAVQLSGEAGSLAQNDVGGFSGGSGGGPDVLGAILGGIAVNSLLGGGGSRSRGGFGGGFGGSVRSGGSRSRSGGGGMRSGGSRSSGGGRSRRGGGRF from the coding sequence ATGCGAAAGCCCAGTGCCGCGAAAGCGACGGTGGCTCTGCTCGTGCTGATCGCCGGGGTGCTCGGGTGGCCGCTGTCCGCCGCGGCCGTTCCGCCGCCGTCACTGGGTTCGAGCTTCGTCCTCGACCAGGCCGACGTCCTCACCAACGCGCAAGAGGCCGAGGTGCAGTCGCGACTCGTGCGGCTCACCGACGACACCGGCTTCGACATGTGGGTCGCGTACGTCGACGAGTTCACGCAGCCCGAGGCGGCCGCGGACTGGGCCAACGAGACGGCCAACCGCAACAACCTCGGTCCGCACCAGTACCTTCTCGCCGTCTCGGTCGGCGGCCGCGCCTACTACCTGTCGGGCGACGTCGACGACGGTGCCCTCACGTCGACGCAGCTGGCCGACATCGAGCAGGACCTCGTCCAGCCCGCCCTCTCGAACGGTGACTGGGCCGGGGCGGCGATCACGGCCGCGGACGGGCTCACGGCCGCCGAGCGCGCCGCTCCCGCACCCGCCCCGCCGACGCCCGCCGGGAGCGGGCCCGACATCGGCCTCATCGCGCTCCTCGTCGTGCTCGTGCTGGCGATCGGCGGCGGCCTGCTGTGGTTCGGGCTGCGCCGTCGGCGCGCGGCATCCGGGGGCTCGTCGACGCGCGAGGAAGACATCGACGATCTCGCGAAGCGGGCGGGGTCGGCGCTCGTCGCCACCGATGACGCGATCAAGAACAGCGAGCAAGAACTCGGGTTCGCCCGCGCGCAGTTCGGCGACGAGGCCGCGGCCCCGTTCGTCGAGGTCCTCGCGCAAGCGAAGGCCGACCTCGACCGTGCCTTCACGATCTCGCAGCAGCTCGACGACGAGACGCCGGAAAGTCCCGAACAGCGCCGCGCGGGGTACACCGAGATCCTCCGCCTGTGCGCGTCGGCCGATGAGGCCCTGGATGCCAAGGCGACGGCGTTCGAAGAGCTTCGCGCTCTCGAGGCCGAGGCCCCGGAGGCCCTGGCGCGCGTGCAGGAGCAGCACGCCGCGGCTGCGGCCGCGCTCCCCGGCGCCGAGGCCGAGCTCGCGCGACTACGCCGGCGATATGCCGACACCGCTCTCGCCCCCGTCGCCGACAACCCGGCGCAGGCGCGCGCACGGCTGGACCTCGCCGCGCAACAGATCGCCGCGGCCTCGAGCGCTCTCGCCGCGGGTGAGAAAGGCGATGCGGCCGTCGCTCTGCGCGCGAGCCAAGCCGCCGTGAGTCAGGCCGAGACGCTCGAGAAGGCCGTGTCGACGCTGGCCGCCGACCTGGCGACCGCTGAGCGGCGGTGCGCCGACCTCTCGGCCGAGATCGACGGCGACATCGCCGCCGCGGGCGCTCTCCCCGACCCTGACGGCCGGATCGCGGGAGCCGTGGCGGCCGCGACGGCGCAACGCAACGCGGCACGCGCCTCGCTCGGCGGGGAGCGCTCGGACCCTCTCGGAGCACTCGGCACGCTCGAGAAGGCCAACGCGACCATCGATGCGGTCCTCGCCGAAGCGCGCGACGCGGCCGAGCGCCAGCGTCGCGCCGCCTCACAGCTCGACAGCACCCTCGTGCAAGCGCGCGCTCAGGTGTCGTCGACCGAGAGCTTCATCGCCGCGCGGCGAGGAGCCGTCGGGCCCACGGCCCGGACGCGTCTGGCCGAAGCCGGTGCCGCCCTCGTGCAGGCCGAGCAGTTGCGCGCGAGCGATCCGGTGACGGCGCTATCGCTCGCTCAGCGCGCGGTCCAGCTCTCCGGCGAGGCCGGATCGCTCGCCCAGAACGACGTGGGCGGTTTCAGCGGCGGCTCCGGTGGCGGACCTGATGTGCTCGGCGCGATCCTGGGCGGGATCGCGGTGAACTCGCTGCTCGGCGGGGGCGGTTCGCGCTCGCGCGGCGGCTTCGGCGGTGGTTTCGGTGGGAGCGTGCGCTCCGGCGGCTCCCGGTCGCGCTCCGGCGGTGGCGGCATGCGTTCGGGCGGGTCGCGGAGCAGTGGCGGCGGCCGGTCGCGTCGCGGAGGCGGGCGCTTCTGA
- a CDS encoding PspA/IM30 family protein, with product MAKQSIFGRMTTLVRANINALLDQAEDPQKMLDQLVRDYSNSIADAESAIAETIGNLRLLERDHQEDRQAAAEWGNKALAASRKGDELRASGNIAEADKFDNLAKIALQRQITAEGEAKAAEPTIAAQTEVVDKLKDGLNGMKTKLEQLKAKRNELTARAKVAEAQNKVHDAVRSIDVLDPTSELGRFEDKIRRQEALAAGKQELAASSIDAQFNALEDVGELTEVEARLAALKVGGPQRAAIDAPSPDQV from the coding sequence ATGGCCAAGCAGTCCATCTTCGGTCGCATGACCACCCTCGTCCGCGCGAACATCAACGCGCTCCTCGACCAGGCCGAGGACCCGCAGAAGATGCTGGATCAGCTCGTCCGCGACTACTCCAACTCGATCGCCGACGCCGAATCGGCGATCGCCGAGACCATCGGCAACCTGCGCCTCCTCGAGCGCGACCACCAGGAAGACCGCCAGGCCGCCGCGGAGTGGGGCAACAAGGCCCTCGCCGCGAGCCGCAAGGGCGACGAGCTCCGCGCGTCGGGCAACATCGCCGAGGCCGACAAGTTCGACAACCTCGCCAAGATCGCTCTCCAGCGTCAGATCACCGCCGAGGGCGAGGCCAAGGCCGCCGAGCCGACCATCGCCGCGCAGACCGAGGTCGTCGACAAGCTCAAAGACGGTCTCAACGGCATGAAGACCAAGCTCGAGCAGCTCAAGGCCAAGCGCAACGAGCTCACGGCACGGGCGAAGGTCGCCGAGGCGCAGAACAAGGTGCACGACGCGGTCCGCTCGATCGACGTCCTCGACCCGACGAGCGAGCTCGGCCGCTTCGAAGACAAGATCCGCCGTCAGGAGGCCCTGGCCGCCGGAAAGCAGGAGCTGGCCGCTTCGAGCATCGACGCGCAGTTCAACGCTCTGGAGGACGTGGGCGAGCTCACCGAGGTCGAGGCACGCCTCGCCGCCCTCAAGGTCGGCGGCCCCCAGCGCGCCGCGATCGACGCCCCGAGCCCCGACCAGGTCTGA
- a CDS encoding arginase family protein, whose translation MARFIVAPQWQGSSSSRAMQLIDGAEAIAGDLPRASTTVLDAVPEAGDAQGTPVHRLSALMRMRERIEDAVRASADPAIVVGGDCGVALGAVSPVAGDDLAVVWIDAHADLNTPTSSPSGAFHGMVLRAIAGEGDDLHRLEPGISPTRIVLAGTRALDAEEQRFIDEHGIRVIAPDALADPEVLADAVQATGASRVYVHVDLDVLDPAEMTGVALPEPFGARTTDVVASLRLLRERVPLAGATLTEFSPSSPAAAVDDLGTILRLIGALA comes from the coding sequence ATGGCGCGTTTCATCGTCGCTCCCCAGTGGCAGGGATCTTCCTCGTCTCGGGCGATGCAGCTCATCGACGGGGCCGAGGCGATCGCGGGCGACCTGCCGCGCGCCTCCACCACGGTGCTCGACGCCGTACCCGAGGCCGGCGACGCCCAGGGCACCCCCGTGCATCGGCTCAGCGCCCTGATGCGGATGCGCGAGCGGATCGAAGACGCCGTCCGCGCGAGTGCCGATCCCGCGATCGTCGTCGGCGGCGACTGCGGCGTGGCCCTCGGCGCGGTCTCCCCCGTCGCGGGCGACGACCTCGCCGTGGTCTGGATCGACGCGCACGCCGACCTGAACACCCCCACCTCCTCCCCCAGCGGCGCCTTCCACGGGATGGTCCTACGCGCGATCGCCGGAGAGGGCGACGACCTCCACCGCCTCGAGCCCGGAATCTCGCCGACCCGGATCGTTCTCGCGGGAACTCGGGCTCTGGATGCCGAGGAGCAGCGCTTCATCGACGAGCACGGCATCCGTGTCATCGCGCCGGACGCTCTCGCCGACCCCGAGGTGCTGGCCGACGCGGTGCAGGCGACCGGAGCCTCCCGTGTGTACGTGCACGTCGACCTCGACGTGCTCGACCCGGCGGAGATGACCGGCGTCGCCCTGCCCGAGCCCTTCGGCGCGCGCACGACCGACGTCGTGGCATCCCTTCGTCTTCTGCGAGAGCGGGTGCCTCTCGCGGGGGCCACGCTCACCGAGTTCTCGCCGTCGTCGCCCGCGGCCGCCGTCGACGACCTGGGGACGATCCTCCGGCTCATCGGGGCCTTGGCGTGA
- a CDS encoding Fe-S oxidoreductase — translation MSRIPRPPVGWRERADRAVARGRFWDRFIPGFLLDSPVSRVGYWYGCTVGWVWGSLWSTGRVEKRHGLWVFRGLPSWAYPRGGVCVGGCFLTGDARPTDTVLGHEAVHKRQWQRYGFLMPVLYALAGRDPLRNRFEIEAGLAEGNYLPRGS, via the coding sequence GTGAGCCGGATCCCGAGGCCGCCGGTCGGATGGCGTGAGCGCGCCGACCGGGCTGTCGCGCGGGGGCGCTTCTGGGACCGCTTCATTCCCGGCTTCCTGCTCGACTCCCCCGTCAGCCGCGTCGGGTACTGGTACGGCTGCACCGTCGGATGGGTGTGGGGATCCCTCTGGAGCACCGGTCGCGTCGAGAAGCGACACGGCCTGTGGGTGTTCCGCGGGCTGCCCTCGTGGGCGTATCCCCGCGGCGGCGTCTGCGTCGGCGGGTGCTTCCTCACCGGCGACGCCCGCCCGACCGACACCGTGCTCGGCCACGAGGCCGTGCACAAACGCCAGTGGCAGCGCTACGGCTTCCTCATGCCGGTCCTTTACGCCCTCGCCGGCCGCGACCCCTTGCGCAACCGCTTCGAGATCGAGGCGGGGCTGGCCGAGGGCAACTACCTGCCGCGCGGCAGCTGA